The Haladaptatus cibarius D43 genome window below encodes:
- the mce gene encoding methylmalonyl-CoA epimerase: protein MHVDHLGIATDEASELAELYADLFDAPIVHEEEFDGLRVIFLEFDDSYFELLEPIEEGTISRYLDNRGAGIHHVALETDDIEGALETARGHGVELIDEEPRLGAWGHDVAFLHPKSTGGVLIEFVEH, encoded by the coding sequence ATGCACGTAGACCATCTCGGTATCGCAACCGACGAAGCGAGCGAACTGGCAGAACTGTACGCAGACCTCTTCGACGCTCCGATCGTCCACGAAGAGGAATTCGACGGCCTGCGCGTCATTTTCCTCGAATTCGATGACAGCTACTTCGAACTGCTGGAACCGATAGAGGAGGGAACCATTTCCCGCTATTTAGACAATCGCGGGGCAGGGATTCACCACGTCGCGCTCGAAACGGACGACATCGAGGGTGCGCTCGAAACCGCTCGCGGGCACGGCGTCGAACTGATTGACGAGGAACCACGACTCGGCGCGTGGGGACACGACGTGGCCTTTTTGCATCCGAAATCGACGGGCGGCGTGCTCATCGAGTTCGTAGAACACTGA
- a CDS encoding beta-CASP ribonuclease aCPSF1: MSKVEQQLEDLKATITSELPSDISVSDVKYEGPELVVYTRDPKKFAQNGDLIRKLASQLRKRITVRPDPDVLSRPDRARKDILEVIPDEAGVTDLDFHVDTGEVVIEAEKPGMVIGKHGSTLRQITQEVGWTPEVVRTPPIESSTVSNVRNFLKQEREDRRDILEKVGRQIHREEMSNEEWVRITTLGCCREVGRASFILATPETRILIDCGDKPGSEDVPYLQVEEALGAGASTIDAVVLTHAHLDHSALVPLLFKYGYDGPIYTTEPSRDLMGLLQLDYLDVAAKEGRVPPYESEMVREAIKHTIPLEYGDVTDIAPDVKLTFHNAGHILGSSVSHFHIGDGLYNVAFSGDIHYEDTRLFNGAVNDFPRVETLVLESTYGGRNDYQTDQADSEERLKEVINETYEKGGKVVIPAFAVGRSQEMMLVIEEAMRNGDIPTMPVHLDGMIWEATAIHTTYPEYLRDDLRDRIFHEDENPFLAPQFNHIDGGEDERQDVADGDPAIILSTSGMVTGGPIMSWLEHLGGDPDNTMVFVGYQAQGTLGRRIQTGWDEIPLNGRGNRSKTLSLKMDVETVDGFSGHADRAGLMNFVKTMNPRPEKVLCVHGDESSTQDLSSSLYHEFNIRTFAPKNLETFRFK; this comes from the coding sequence ATGAGTAAAGTAGAGCAACAACTCGAAGACCTCAAAGCAACGATCACGAGCGAACTGCCGAGCGACATTTCGGTGTCTGACGTCAAATACGAAGGCCCCGAACTCGTCGTCTACACGCGCGACCCAAAGAAATTCGCGCAGAACGGCGACTTGATTCGAAAACTGGCGAGCCAACTTCGAAAGCGAATCACTGTTCGGCCCGACCCCGACGTCCTCTCGCGGCCGGATAGGGCGCGAAAGGATATCCTCGAAGTCATTCCAGACGAGGCGGGCGTCACCGACCTCGATTTCCACGTGGATACGGGAGAAGTCGTCATCGAAGCCGAAAAGCCCGGAATGGTTATCGGCAAACACGGGAGTACGCTCCGACAGATTACACAGGAAGTGGGCTGGACGCCGGAAGTCGTTCGCACGCCGCCAATCGAATCTTCGACGGTGTCGAACGTTCGAAACTTCCTGAAACAGGAACGCGAAGATAGACGCGATATTTTAGAGAAGGTCGGTCGGCAGATTCACCGCGAGGAGATGAGCAACGAAGAGTGGGTTCGCATCACCACCCTCGGCTGTTGCCGCGAAGTCGGTCGCGCGAGTTTCATCCTCGCAACGCCGGAAACCCGAATTCTCATCGACTGCGGCGACAAACCCGGTTCCGAGGACGTGCCGTACCTCCAAGTGGAGGAAGCGCTCGGCGCGGGTGCGAGCACCATCGACGCAGTGGTACTCACGCACGCTCACTTAGACCACAGCGCGCTCGTTCCGCTCCTCTTCAAATACGGCTACGACGGCCCAATTTACACGACGGAACCGAGCAGGGATTTGATGGGATTGCTCCAACTGGACTACCTCGACGTGGCCGCAAAGGAAGGCCGCGTCCCACCATACGAGAGCGAAATGGTGCGAGAAGCCATCAAACACACCATCCCGCTCGAATACGGCGACGTGACCGACATCGCGCCCGACGTGAAACTCACGTTCCACAACGCGGGACACATCCTCGGCTCCTCCGTCTCCCACTTCCACATCGGCGACGGCCTCTACAACGTCGCGTTCTCGGGCGACATTCATTACGAGGACACCCGCCTGTTCAACGGCGCGGTCAACGACTTCCCGCGCGTGGAAACCCTCGTCCTCGAATCCACCTACGGCGGTCGAAACGACTACCAGACCGACCAAGCCGACTCGGAAGAGCGACTCAAAGAGGTCATCAACGAAACCTACGAGAAGGGTGGCAAAGTCGTCATTCCTGCGTTCGCCGTGGGTCGCTCGCAGGAGATGATGCTCGTCATCGAAGAGGCGATGCGAAACGGCGACATTCCGACAATGCCGGTGCATCTGGACGGAATGATTTGGGAGGCGACGGCCATCCACACCACGTATCCCGAATACCTCCGCGACGACCTCCGCGACAGAATCTTCCACGAGGACGAGAATCCGTTCCTCGCGCCACAGTTCAATCACATCGACGGCGGCGAGGACGAACGACAGGACGTTGCGGACGGCGACCCGGCAATCATCCTCTCGACTTCGGGGATGGTCACCGGCGGCCCAATCATGTCGTGGCTCGAACACCTCGGCGGCGACCCGGACAATACGATGGTCTTCGTCGGCTATCAGGCACAGGGAACGCTCGGTCGGCGCATCCAGACCGGTTGGGACGAAATCCCGCTCAACGGACGCGGCAATCGGAGCAAGACGCTTAGCCTGAAAATGGACGTGGAGACGGTGGATGGTTTCTCCGGCCACGCAGACCGCGCCGGATTGATGAACTTCGTCAAAACGATGAACCCGCGCCCCGAGAAGGTGCTCTGTGTCCACGGCGACGAGAGTTCGACCCAAGACCTCTCCTCGTCGCTCTATCACGAGTTCAACATCCGAACCTTCGCGCCGAAGAACTTGGAAACGTTCCGTTTCAAATGA